A window of the Benincasa hispida cultivar B227 unplaced genomic scaffold, ASM972705v1 Contig297, whole genome shotgun sequence genome harbors these coding sequences:
- the LOC120069249 gene encoding uncharacterized protein LOC120069249, with product MRSNNYARSSLLLVVVVVFIFFLSNEAQGIRFGNGMIKPLGHLEKTLEEESRLIVEGFRKITLCENGHCNSGNNRKLLTATSPIPSSPTPSTRNNEGNKKGNPMSSSHKEDPSVKRKDNLENSEAVSKNLEANLDLIDIAEMDYSPAKRKPPIHN from the exons ATGAGGTCCAATAATTATGCACGGTCTTCTCTTCTCCTTGTTGTCGTCGTcgtcttcatcttctttctaTCTAATGAAGCTCAAG GTATTCGCTTCGGGAATGGGATGATCAAGCCTCTTGGGCACCTAGAAAAAACCCTT GAAGAGGAAAGTCGTCTGATAGTAGAAGGTTTTAGGAAAATTACTCTCTGTGAAAATGGGCATTGTAATTCAG GAAACAATAGAAAACTTCTAACTGCGACTTCACCAATACCATCTTCTCCAACCCCTTCTACAAGG AATaatgaaggaaacaaaaaggGCAACCCCATGTCATCATCACATAAAGAAGATCCAAGTGTGAAAAGGAAGGATAATTTGGAGAATTCAGAGGCAGTTTCTAAGAATCTTGAGGCAAACCTTGACCTTATAGACATTGCAGAAATGGACTATTCTCCAGCAAAAAGAAAGCCTCCAATTCATAACTAA
- the LOC120069258 gene encoding putative glycerol-3-phosphate transporter 5: MQSNRSVAPAIDLIPNLKPPHQTLKFHRILVLLITFVAYASFHASRKPPSIVKSVLGPTIPANSSTVLPNTTLIESDSTSNGTGWAPFNGPDGTQLLGKLDLAFLSAYSIGMYFAGHFGDRIDLRLFLVFGMMGSGIFTILFGLGYWLDLHFLWFFISVQIVCGLVQSIGWPCVVAIVGNWFGRARRGLIMGIWNSHTSVGNIVGSIIASWFLDCGWGWSFVVPGAIVIFVGILVFSFLVVNPRDIGFGNSVSETELNAEASPVENMEIGDSEVSLLLDDNLSDSMAAIGFLKAWTLPGVAPFAVCLFFSKLVVYTFLYWLPFYIRHTAVAGVHLSHKTAGFLSTLFDIGGVCGGILAGFISDLIDARAVTSVMFLLLSVPALLLYRAYGSISTVTNTCLMFLSGLLVNGPYSLITTEVAADLGTQSSIGRNSRALATVTAIIDGTGSVGAALGPLMAGYFSSFGWNSVFFVLVLSICFAGLCLVRLAYTEIKEKFSEGRWFSSTQTSPTVV, translated from the exons ATGCAATCCAATCGCTCTGTTGCTCCAGCGATTGATTTGATACCAAACCTTAAACCTCCTCACCAAACTTTAAAATTTCACAGAATCTTAGTTCTGTTAATCACTTTCGTTGCATATGCGTCCTTCCACGCCTCAAGAAAACCTCCGAGCATTGTCAAGAGTGTGCTTGGACCAACAATCCCAGCAAACTCATCAACCGTTTTGCCGAATACGACTTTAATTGAATCTGATTCGACCTCCAATGGAACTGGGTGGGCTCCTTTTAATGGCCCTGATGGCACCCAGTTGCTCGGAAAGCTTGATCTTGCATTTCTTTCTGCATATTCTATTGGAATGTATTTTGCAGGACATTTTGGTGACCGTATTGACTTGAGGTTGTTCCTTGTTTTTGGGATGATGGGTAGTGGTATTTTTACGATACTATTCGGGCTAGGATATTGGTTAGATCTTCATTTCTTGTGGTTTTTCATTAGTGTTCAGATTGTGTGTGGTCTAGTTCAGTCAATTGGATGGCCATGTGTGGTGGCAATAGTAGGAAATTGGTTTGGGAGAGCTAGGAGGGGGCTGATAATGGGGATCTGGAATTCACATACTTCGGTTGGAAACATTGTCGGGTCGATTATAGCTTCCTGGTTCTTGGATTGTGGATGGGGTTGGTCGTTTGTTGTACCTGGCGCCATAGTGATTTTCGTTGGCATTTTGGTGTTTTCGTTTCTGGTTGTAAATCCAAGAGACATTGGCTTTGGAAACTCTGTTAGTGAGACTGAATTGAACGCTGAGGCGAGTCCAGTTGAAAATATGGAGATTGGAGATTCTGAGGTGTCTCTGCTGCTTGATGATAACCTTTCGGATTCTATGGCTGCAATTGGTTTCCTAAAGGCATGGACGTTACCGGGTGTTGCACCATTTGCCGTTTGTCTTTTCTTTTCGAAGCTGGTCGTTTACACCTTTCTCTACTGGTTGCCATTTTACATCAGGCACACAG CTGTTGCTGGTGTGCATTTATCTCATAAAACAGCCGGCTTCCTCTCAACGCTTTTCGACATTGGAGGTGTTTGTGGTGGAATATTAGCAGGATTTATCTCTGATTTGATTGATGCCCGTGCAGTTACTTCAGTAATGTTCCTACTGCTTTCAGTTCCTGCTCTACTTCTTTACCGTGCTTATGGGAGCATTTCCACTGTCACCAACACCTGTTTGATGTTTCTTTCCGGATTACTTGTCAATGGCCCATACTCGCTTATTACAACAGAGGTTGCTGCTGATCTCGGTACTCAGAGTTCTATTGGAAGGAATTCCCGCGCTTTAGCAACCGTAACCGCAATCATAGATGGGACTGGATCTGTTGGGGCAGCTCTTGGCCCTCTAATGGCAGGGTATTTTTCCAGTTTTGGATGGAACAGTGTCTTTTTTGTGCTGGTTCTTTCCATCTGCTTTGCGGGTCTCTGCTTGGTTCGCTTAGCATACACTGAAATCAAAGAAAAGTTCAGCGAAGGACGATGGTTTTCTAGTACGCAGACCTCACCAACAGTTGTTTAA